The proteins below come from a single Zea mays cultivar B73 chromosome 8, Zm-B73-REFERENCE-NAM-5.0, whole genome shotgun sequence genomic window:
- the LOC118473133 gene encoding uncharacterized protein, translated as MRAPSVHSLGLVKEAKSSHRMQPSAPLSTAPRFFPFFSLPSRARMQSPWPCRISLRMPRFKPRPRPANRADARLHRVPLASQHYQLLFLFLVQPPVDLHLSYLLLYSPYFSPTSFSPVGCRRRLARTAPCPPGSCPRRRCSPARRPAPARGEPRPSPWRLAALSPGQPRRDAHPHPCVRPAPTALHGNAARQPVGRPASLRAPVRASVQARLAGVVVRHRDCDPFPRFEESTVKLGDQGIELFEFYEAEDPEHLFGEGKCPLIHYVPFTFNALSRIT; from the exons ATGCGCGCACCTAGTGTCCACTCGCTCGGCTTGGTCAAAGAAGCAAAAAGCAGCCATCGCATGCAGCCCAGCGCACCCCTTTCCACAGCCCCGcgcttttttccttttttttctcttcCATCCCGAGCACGCATGCAGTCCCCATGGCCATGCAGGATTAGCTTGCGCATGCCCCGCTTCAAGCCACGCCCACGTCCTGCAAACCGCGCGGATGCGCGCCTGCACCGGGTCCCACTTGCCAGTCAACATTATCAGCTACTGTTTCTCTTCCTCGTCCAACCGCCCGTCGACCTGCACCTTTCCTATCTTCTCCTATACAGTCCATATTTCTCTCCCACATCTTTTTCTCCCGTTGGTTGCAGGCGTCGATTAGCCAGAACTGCCCCGTGTCCACCTGGCTCCTGCCCCAGGCGGCGCTGCAGCCCAGCGAGGCGACCAGCGCCCGCGCGAGGTGAGCCGCGGCCGAGCCCCTGGCGCCTGGCGGCCCTGTCCCCTGGCCAGCCACGGCGCGACGCCCATCCTCACCCCTGCGTGCGGCCAGCCCCGACGGCGCTGCATGGAAACGCGGCGCGGCAGCCGGTCGGCCGGCCAGCGAGCCTGCGCGCCCCCGTCCGCGCCAGCGTCCAAGCTCGCCTCGCCGGAGTCGTCGTTCGTCACCGTG actgcgatccatttccgagGTTCGAAGAATCGACAGTCAAGCTTGGCGACCAAGggatcgaactcttcgagttctacgaggctgaagatcctgagcatctgtttggtgaaggcaagtgtcctctgatccattatgtcccattcacttttaatgcactgtcccgcattacttaa